The following proteins come from a genomic window of Oscillospiraceae bacterium:
- a CDS encoding low molecular weight protein arginine phosphatase: MTIYFICTGNTCRSPMAQAIAEHLNHEYELGHKIFSRGIAADKGAAAAFSAIAAAEKHALDLSAHIAAQLTDADIERADMLYTMTAQQRDALTACFPHAEGKTQTIATQDIGDPFMQSDEVYMHTFSTLQRAIADAEEFKP; the protein is encoded by the coding sequence ATGACAATCTATTTCATCTGCACCGGCAACACGTGCCGAAGCCCTATGGCACAGGCCATTGCCGAACACCTTAATCATGAGTATGAACTCGGCCATAAAATATTTTCACGTGGCATTGCGGCCGATAAAGGCGCGGCGGCAGCGTTTAGCGCCATTGCAGCAGCAGAAAAACACGCCCTCGATTTATCCGCCCACATTGCGGCGCAACTCACCGATGCCGACATCGAGCGTGCCGACATGCTTTACACCATGACGGCGCAACAACGTGATGCTTTGACCGCATGTTTTCCCCATGCCGAGGGCAAGACGCAAACAATTGCAACGCAAGATATTGGCGACCCGTTTATGCAGAGCGATGAGGTGTATATGCACACATTTTCCACCTTGCAACGGGCGATTGCCGATGCCGAAGAGTTTAAGCCATGA
- the rimI gene encoding ribosomal protein S18-alanine N-acetyltransferase, with product MIIPMELCHIDRIAVLEVECFALPFSKPLLLQELENPNALYLVDCLDDIIRGYVGLNFVLDEGHITTLTTAPLFRRQGIASRLLKRQIILAKTLGLQQLHLEVRDSNIAARKLYLRHDFAEVGRRAGYYTEPKEDAVLMTLELHDDNTGL from the coding sequence ATGATTATACCTATGGAGCTGTGTCACATCGACCGTATCGCCGTATTGGAGGTCGAGTGCTTTGCATTGCCGTTTTCAAAACCCTTGCTGCTGCAAGAACTGGAGAACCCTAACGCGCTCTATTTAGTCGATTGTTTAGATGATATCATTCGCGGCTACGTAGGACTGAACTTCGTGCTGGATGAAGGACACATCACCACGCTGACAACCGCGCCGCTGTTTCGCCGCCAAGGGATTGCCTCTCGGTTACTCAAACGGCAGATAATACTCGCCAAAACACTGGGATTGCAGCAATTACATCTCGAAGTACGCGATAGCAACATCGCCGCCCGCAAGCTCTATCTGCGCCATGACTTCGCCGAAGTTGGACGGCGCGCGGGATACTACACTGAGCCAAAAGAGGATGCCGTTTTGATGACTTTGGAGTTACATGATGATAATACTGGGCTTTGA
- the tsaD gene encoding tRNA (adenosine(37)-N6)-threonylcarbamoyltransferase complex transferase subunit TsaD — MIILGFESSCDETSVAVVRADTTLASGFEILSNIVATQIDLHAQYGGVVPEIASRNHMAVIANLTSEALHQADCTMADIDAIAVTNAPGLIGALLVGVNFAKTLAYKHDKRLIAVHHLRGHIVAGRMCNPALQPPFLTLLVSGGNTLLVSCKGDTEYQILGATRDDAVGEVFDKVARILGLGFPGGPAIEKAAKLTNPDTPPLLLPTPKLEGLDMSFSGIKTAFINHVHNLVQQGKAPNAAALSRDFQTHIVKVLTSRMVDAFERTGYNKWLLCGGVAANTALRQSLQTAANERECTLTVPPMSLCGDNAAMIAAAAYYEKTSRIGWDLNACATWEIDM; from the coding sequence ATGATAATACTGGGCTTTGAGAGTTCTTGCGACGAAACAAGCGTCGCCGTTGTGCGAGCCGATACAACACTTGCCTCCGGATTTGAAATTCTCTCAAATATCGTTGCCACACAAATTGACCTGCATGCGCAGTACGGCGGTGTTGTACCGGAAATCGCCTCGCGAAACCATATGGCAGTCATCGCCAATTTAACAAGCGAGGCATTGCATCAAGCCGATTGTACAATGGCAGATATTGACGCCATTGCCGTCACCAACGCACCGGGGTTGATTGGTGCGCTGCTTGTCGGCGTAAACTTTGCCAAGACATTAGCATACAAACACGATAAGCGGCTGATTGCCGTCCACCACTTGCGCGGACATATCGTTGCCGGACGTATGTGCAACCCCGCGTTGCAACCACCATTCTTAACACTGCTGGTCAGCGGCGGCAACACACTACTTGTCTCATGCAAGGGCGACACGGAGTATCAAATATTGGGTGCGACTCGCGATGATGCCGTAGGCGAGGTCTTCGACAAAGTCGCCCGCATTTTAGGGCTTGGCTTTCCCGGCGGCCCTGCCATTGAAAAGGCCGCAAAGCTGACAAATCCGGATACGCCTCCCCTACTCCTCCCTACGCCCAAGCTTGAAGGACTCGATATGTCATTCAGTGGCATCAAGACAGCGTTTATCAATCATGTCCACAACCTCGTACAACAGGGGAAAGCGCCTAATGCAGCGGCGCTTTCGCGCGATTTTCAAACTCATATCGTCAAAGTTTTAACATCGCGCATGGTTGACGCATTCGAGCGTACAGGGTATAATAAATGGTTGCTGTGCGGCGGCGTTGCCGCAAACACCGCCTTACGCCAATCACTGCAAACAGCCGCAAACGAACGCGAATGCACCCTGACCGTGCCGCCTATGTCACTCTGCGGTGACAATGCCGCCATGATTGCTGCGGCAGCATACTACGAAAAAACTTCGCGCATCGGCTGGGATTTGAATGCGTGTGCAACATGGGAAATTGATATGTAG
- a CDS encoding M15 family metallopeptidase, with protein sequence MTHRAKRSRKRRFIGLMLAVLLIVGITIWLSNRAGQSDSAAVVTLPPNFTRIASHPPPEFTNQMSIADITDTQYLKLVNRQHGISTPVHPALLVSAWPNIAVSTTAVTVHRTALYSLQELFAAARDENLRSLFIASGFRTDEEQQTLYQSAADKRYVMPPGHSEHHLGLGVDILFSGSYAAGGILGTPESAWLAQNAPQFGLVLRYPYDKQDITEVAYEPWHFRYVGRVHARLMDQYNFVLEEYIEFLRQNMGYQTTLDGKYYYILHQHPKNGMILVPNGMEFNVSSTNTGGYIVTAWR encoded by the coding sequence ATGACACACAGAGCAAAGAGGTCAAGGAAAAGAAGATTCATAGGATTAATGTTGGCAGTCTTGCTAATCGTGGGAATTACAATATGGCTCAGCAACCGTGCGGGTCAATCCGACAGCGCAGCAGTTGTTACATTGCCGCCGAACTTCACGAGAATTGCATCACATCCCCCCCCTGAATTTACAAACCAAATGTCTATCGCCGATATAACAGACACGCAGTATCTCAAATTGGTCAATCGCCAGCACGGCATTTCAACACCTGTCCATCCCGCGCTGTTGGTATCGGCATGGCCTAATATAGCCGTGAGTACAACAGCTGTAACAGTCCACAGAACAGCTTTATACTCCCTGCAAGAACTGTTCGCCGCGGCACGTGATGAAAACCTTAGGAGTTTATTTATCGCCAGCGGTTTTCGTACAGATGAAGAGCAACAAACACTCTACCAAAGCGCCGCCGACAAACGCTATGTTATGCCACCCGGACATAGCGAACATCATCTGGGGTTGGGCGTTGACATTTTATTCTCCGGCAGTTATGCTGCCGGCGGCATATTAGGCACGCCCGAGTCGGCATGGCTGGCACAAAACGCACCACAGTTCGGCTTGGTGTTGCGCTATCCGTATGACAAGCAAGACATCACCGAGGTCGCCTACGAGCCGTGGCATTTTCGGTATGTCGGGCGAGTACATGCACGGCTTATGGATCAATACAACTTTGTGTTGGAAGAGTACATAGAGTTTCTTCGTCAAAACATGGGCTATCAGACCACACTCGACGGTAAATATTACTACATCTTGCATCAACACCCGAAAAATGGTATGATACTTGTGCCAAACGGCATGGAGTTCAACGTATCAAGTACAAACACCGGGGGCTATATTGTTACGGCATGGAGGTAG
- a CDS encoding response regulator transcription factor codes for MEYTILVCEDDADIRNALDIYLRQEGYCILHAENGLQAVEIIAKEQIHLILLDVMMPKLDGIAAAVKIRETNNVPILFLSAKSEETDRILGLNMGGDDYITKPFNPIELMARVKAALRRYARLGGLNKVELASQQGIYQTGGLVVDDNKKQVTVDDNNVTLTALEYRLLALLISNQDQVFSSNQIYEAVWDEPAFYVSKTVSVHIRHIREKIEINPKDPQYLKVIYGLGYKVVRHD; via the coding sequence TTGGAATACACTATACTCGTCTGCGAGGACGACGCTGATATTCGCAACGCCTTAGATATTTATTTACGTCAAGAAGGCTATTGTATTTTGCACGCCGAAAATGGATTGCAAGCCGTTGAAATTATCGCAAAGGAGCAAATTCACTTAATTTTACTCGACGTTATGATGCCGAAATTGGACGGCATTGCGGCGGCGGTCAAAATTAGAGAAACCAATAATGTGCCAATTTTGTTTCTGTCGGCTAAAAGCGAAGAGACTGACCGCATTTTGGGGCTCAATATGGGCGGTGATGACTACATAACAAAGCCGTTTAACCCCATAGAACTTATGGCACGAGTAAAGGCGGCACTGCGCCGCTATGCACGGCTAGGCGGATTAAATAAAGTTGAGCTTGCCTCACAGCAGGGTATTTACCAAACCGGCGGACTGGTTGTAGACGACAACAAAAAACAAGTTACCGTTGACGACAATAACGTAACGCTTACAGCCTTGGAATATAGACTTTTAGCGTTGCTCATCTCTAACCAAGACCAGGTGTTTTCCTCAAATCAGATATATGAGGCGGTATGGGACGAACCGGCTTTCTATGTGTCGAAGACTGTGTCAGTGCATATTCGACACATCCGCGAGAAGATAGAGATTAACCCCAAAGATCCGCAATATCTCAAAGTGATTTACGGTTTAGGATACAAAGTGGTGCGACATGATTAA
- a CDS encoding HAMP domain-containing histidine kinase: MIKILPSPITKILLILVGYVSLVSYLWNESFSFRVLFRNVFGNWIHVWFIPPGLLLSLCICFLVLSVTMTKNDRLTQTKLFVLWRNTDSFLLIVFAGWIASSLIMQAYTAAARGGSGATLPFTAAYLIGIAAIAELTARLRDKSFRRHLYWITFFQKHRIWTPLGFTTALLLTTNLLFLIFLSPATAFLFNYRLSFIIGFHFTPPWSFVNFDSFLRIVAALTIAGLTYFITYLINIATQYDKANEEKIKSERFKSELITNVSHDIRTPLTSIINYVDLLKSEPLAGKPKEYISILDRKSARLKVLIDDLMSASKASTGNVSVNLDTVNLSELVGQVSGEVEEQFTQRDLTLVLRQPDAPIFVHTDSRHLWRVLENLFVNVSKYALAETRVFAELAQREDDVIFTLKNISQTPIDISGNELTEQFIRGDMARESEGSGLGLYIAKSLVELMNGTLAIRTSGDLFEVEILFRKRGYSKVQ; encoded by the coding sequence ATGATTAAAATATTGCCTTCACCCATTACAAAAATCCTGCTCATATTGGTAGGCTATGTTTCACTGGTGTCTTACTTGTGGAATGAGAGCTTTTCTTTTCGTGTGTTGTTTCGGAATGTATTCGGCAATTGGATTCACGTTTGGTTTATTCCGCCCGGGTTATTGCTGTCGTTGTGTATATGTTTTTTAGTGCTATCGGTGACAATGACTAAAAACGACAGATTAACGCAAACTAAATTATTTGTCCTATGGCGCAACACTGACAGCTTTCTGCTGATTGTTTTTGCTGGCTGGATAGCATCTTCCTTGATTATGCAAGCATATACCGCTGCCGCACGGGGCGGCTCCGGCGCGACACTTCCATTTACCGCCGCCTATTTGATTGGCATTGCAGCAATTGCAGAACTCACAGCAAGGTTGCGTGATAAGAGTTTTCGCCGACATTTATATTGGATAACATTCTTTCAAAAGCATCGGATTTGGACACCTTTAGGCTTTACAACGGCACTGCTGTTGACGACAAATCTGTTATTTTTAATCTTTCTGTCACCCGCGACAGCGTTTTTGTTTAACTATCGCTTATCGTTTATAATAGGCTTTCATTTTACGCCGCCGTGGTCGTTTGTCAACTTTGATAGCTTTCTGCGAATAGTTGCGGCACTCACCATTGCCGGATTGACATATTTTATAACTTACTTAATAAATATTGCCACCCAATATGACAAAGCAAACGAGGAAAAGATTAAATCGGAACGATTCAAGAGCGAGCTTATCACAAATGTGTCGCACGATATACGCACACCGCTTACCTCTATTATCAACTATGTTGATTTATTAAAATCCGAACCGTTAGCAGGGAAGCCGAAAGAGTATATAAGTATACTTGATAGAAAATCGGCACGACTAAAAGTATTGATTGACGACTTAATGAGCGCATCTAAGGCAAGCACGGGCAATGTTAGCGTAAACTTAGATACTGTAAACTTATCTGAGTTAGTCGGGCAAGTTTCCGGAGAAGTGGAAGAACAATTCACTCAACGCGACTTGACATTGGTGCTGCGTCAACCCGATGCGCCGATTTTTGTTCATACCGACAGCCGCCATCTGTGGCGTGTGTTGGAAAATCTATTTGTCAACGTGAGTAAGTACGCGCTTGCCGAAACTCGCGTGTTTGCTGAATTGGCGCAGCGCGAAGATGATGTAATATTCACATTAAAAAATATTTCCCAAACACCAATCGACATATCGGGTAATGAATTGACGGAGCAATTTATTCGTGGCGATATGGCGCGTGAGAGCGAGGGAAGCGGCTTGGGTCTTTATATTGCTAAAAGCCTTGTTGAGTTGATGAACGGGACGCTTGCAATCCGCACTTCGGGAGATTTGTTTGAAGTAGAGATATTATTTAGGAAGAGAGGATATTCTAAGGTACAGTAG
- a CDS encoding AI-2E family transporter → MTQIVQPDMLLRVRRVIVFVLIYTAAFAAFFLLKGYVLPLVVAWLLAGLTRPMSNWLHRIGLSERLAAAIATVLFFVLIVVLAWLIMAHFVQEGKRLLYELDAVRQTNRLHELWTQWQAQLPDWLPINLNADALWKAVSRALNGVIQLVLTVVTALPHWLSLFILIMTGTYYFSKSGNKSAKGFPAKWLSPQGLQHYDSGMRAAKAMLARTVRIYVALMCITFVLTLFLLMALGVPYAVLLSGLAAFADIIPVIGPGMVLMPMAVSTIAGGNIAQGALLLLGWVCISAIRHVLEHKWMAHSLSLHPLWFILAMYAGIRVGTLWLAVYLLGLAWVVKRVRCDVLGEP, encoded by the coding sequence ATGACACAAATTGTTCAGCCCGATATGCTATTGCGGGTAAGGCGGGTAATTGTTTTTGTTTTGATTTACACGGCGGCGTTTGCGGCGTTTTTTTTGCTGAAAGGCTATGTTTTGCCGCTGGTTGTGGCGTGGCTGCTTGCCGGGCTAACGCGTCCAATGTCAAATTGGTTGCATAGAATTGGCTTATCCGAACGCTTAGCGGCGGCGATTGCGACGGTGTTATTCTTTGTGCTAATTGTCGTGCTGGCATGGCTTATCATGGCGCATTTTGTCCAAGAGGGCAAGCGATTACTTTATGAACTTGATGCTGTGCGGCAAACCAACCGCTTACATGAGCTATGGACGCAGTGGCAAGCACAGCTGCCCGATTGGTTGCCCATCAATCTAAATGCTGATGCGTTGTGGAAAGCGGTTTCGCGAGCTTTAAACGGTGTGATTCAGCTTGTGTTGACCGTGGTGACGGCGTTGCCGCACTGGTTATCGCTATTTATTTTAATCATGACAGGGACGTATTATTTTAGTAAGTCCGGCAATAAATCAGCCAAGGGATTTCCGGCCAAGTGGTTGTCGCCACAAGGATTACAGCATTACGACAGTGGCATGCGCGCGGCAAAAGCAATGCTGGCACGCACGGTGCGCATTTATGTTGCGTTGATGTGCATCACATTTGTGTTGACGTTATTTTTGCTGATGGCACTTGGAGTTCCGTATGCCGTGTTGTTGAGTGGTTTAGCGGCATTTGCCGATATCATTCCCGTTATCGGGCCGGGAATGGTGCTGATGCCGATGGCAGTCAGCACCATTGCTGGGGGCAACATCGCGCAAGGTGCGTTATTGCTGCTCGGCTGGGTTTGTATTAGTGCGATACGGCACGTGTTGGAGCATAAATGGATGGCGCACAGCCTGTCACTGCACCCGCTATGGTTTATTTTGGCGATGTATGCGGGCATTCGGGTAGGGACACTATGGCTGGCGGTGTATTTGCTTGGGTTGGCGTGGGTGGTAAAACGTGTAAGATGCGATGTTTTGGGCGAGCCGTGA
- the dnaX gene encoding DNA polymerase III subunit gamma/tau, translated as MPYQALYRKYRSQTFGDVVGQDAITKTLRKQVAAGNTTHAYLFTGTRGTGKTSCAKILARAVNCENQQDGEPCNVCTSCQAILSGQATDVHEFDAASHSGVDNIRALRDETVYSPAAMKKRVYIIDEVHMLSIGAFNALLTILEEPPSHVLFILATTETHKVPATILSRCQKFHFKRLANNVIAARLQYVAQADGLTLPDDSANLLAQWADGSMRDGLSLLERCVSLPECTPETIEQALGLAGQHDCTQLATYIAQGDAADALTLFGQLYQDGKEAATLLDELRGLLHNLLMVQVLRDESKALSTEQQALIPQFSPPRLTQALTLLQKTLAALPRSVNVRLDAELCLLKLTDESLAATPAAGDARPGVLPTVQSVPTPKTPTSQEFTQRDTQSPTPPQSSTDTPSTPLQQYNNFQALIAALQGVMKPSELAHLRLCKAAISDDSLTIMPDSPLAKALLNNSIVLDKIRNAANSVEGRAITVRIGDKPKPTPVMSNDPLDALAGLENVTIV; from the coding sequence ATGCCCTACCAAGCCTTATATCGTAAATATCGCTCGCAAACTTTCGGCGATGTCGTGGGGCAGGATGCCATTACCAAGACATTGCGTAAACAAGTTGCGGCGGGCAATACCACCCATGCCTACCTGTTCACGGGAACACGAGGCACGGGCAAAACCAGTTGCGCCAAAATTTTGGCGCGAGCAGTCAATTGCGAAAATCAGCAAGACGGCGAGCCCTGCAATGTTTGCACCTCTTGCCAGGCCATATTGAGCGGCCAAGCCACCGATGTGCATGAATTCGATGCCGCCAGCCATTCGGGTGTTGACAACATCCGTGCCTTGCGTGACGAAACGGTGTACAGTCCTGCGGCCATGAAAAAGCGCGTGTATATCATTGACGAGGTGCACATGCTCAGCATTGGCGCGTTCAATGCGCTGTTGACGATTTTAGAAGAGCCGCCGTCGCACGTACTTTTTATCCTGGCAACAACGGAAACACATAAAGTGCCGGCAACCATCTTATCGCGTTGCCAAAAATTCCACTTCAAACGCTTGGCAAACAACGTTATCGCCGCGCGCTTGCAATATGTAGCGCAAGCCGATGGCTTGACATTGCCTGATGACAGCGCAAACTTACTTGCTCAATGGGCGGACGGCTCAATGCGTGACGGGCTTTCGCTGCTCGAACGCTGTGTCAGCCTGCCCGAATGCACGCCCGAGACCATTGAACAGGCGTTGGGATTGGCGGGTCAGCACGACTGTACACAGTTAGCAACATACATCGCCCAAGGCGATGCGGCAGACGCATTGACGTTGTTCGGCCAACTATATCAAGACGGCAAAGAGGCGGCTACATTGCTCGATGAACTACGCGGATTGTTGCACAATCTCTTAATGGTGCAAGTCTTGCGCGATGAGAGCAAAGCCTTATCAACTGAGCAGCAAGCATTGATTCCACAATTCTCACCACCCCGCCTAACACAGGCATTGACGTTATTGCAAAAAACATTGGCGGCATTGCCACGCAGCGTGAATGTGCGGCTGGACGCGGAATTGTGTTTGCTGAAACTGACGGACGAGAGCTTAGCTGCAACACCCGCCGCAGGGGACGCACGTCCGGGCGTACTACCCACAGTGCAATCCGTACCAACACCCAAAACGCCCACATCACAAGAGTTTACGCAACGGGACACTCAATCCCCTACACCGCCACAGTCGTCCACGGACACACCAAGTACACCCCTGCAACAATACAATAATTTCCAGGCCCTCATCGCGGCATTGCAAGGTGTCATGAAACCATCAGAGCTGGCACACTTGCGGCTATGCAAGGCGGCCATCAGCGACGATAGCCTTACCATCATGCCCGACAGCCCGTTGGCAAAAGCGTTGCTGAATAATTCCATTGTACTGGATAAAATCAGAAACGCCGCAAACTCTGTTGAGGGTCGCGCCATAACGGTGCGGATTGGTGACAAACCCAAGCCTACACCTGTGATGAGCAATGACCCGTTGGATGCGCTGGCGGGATTGGAAAATGTGACGATTGTATAG
- a CDS encoding YbaB/EbfC family nucleoid-associated protein — protein sequence MAKKFGGMPGGGNMMKQIQKMQEDMLRTQQEMESKEFTATAGGGVVTATVTGARKLLSVALTTDVVDPDDVDMLQDLIVAAVNSALDNAEAEMAQAMQKFTGGMPGLF from the coding sequence ATGGCAAAGAAATTTGGAGGCATGCCCGGTGGCGGCAACATGATGAAGCAGATCCAAAAAATGCAGGAGGATATGCTCCGCACGCAACAGGAAATGGAGTCAAAGGAATTCACCGCAACGGCAGGCGGCGGCGTTGTTACTGCAACTGTAACAGGTGCGCGTAAGCTGCTCAGCGTTGCGTTGACGACTGATGTGGTTGATCCCGATGATGTCGATATGCTGCAAGATTTGATTGTCGCTGCTGTTAACAGCGCATTAGACAACGCCGAAGCCGAAATGGCACAGGCTATGCAGAAATTCACCGGCGGTATGCCGGGGTTGTTCTAA
- the recR gene encoding recombination mediator RecR yields MHTPIFPAAVQQLCEQFAKLPGVGRKSAQRMAFALLNSPNGDAEAFAQAILDARTTVKCCVLCQNMTDEELCPLCRDTRRDTSTICVVAEARDVVAIERTREYQGLYHVLHGVISPLNHVGPEDLTVKALLQRVNQHDVKEIIMATNPDTEGEATALYLAKLLLPFGVKLTRLAYGIPMGSHLEFTDEITLSRALHGRTSMG; encoded by the coding sequence ATGCACACACCAATTTTCCCCGCCGCAGTACAGCAACTTTGCGAACAATTTGCCAAACTGCCCGGCGTGGGACGCAAATCAGCGCAGCGCATGGCATTTGCCTTGCTCAACAGCCCGAACGGCGATGCCGAGGCGTTTGCACAAGCCATTTTAGACGCACGCACAACTGTCAAATGCTGTGTCTTATGTCAAAATATGACTGACGAAGAGCTCTGCCCTCTCTGCCGCGACACGCGGCGTGATACTTCGACTATCTGTGTTGTCGCCGAGGCACGGGACGTTGTGGCAATCGAACGCACGCGCGAATACCAAGGGCTATACCACGTCTTACACGGTGTTATTTCGCCGCTCAACCATGTCGGCCCCGAAGACCTAACTGTCAAGGCGTTATTGCAACGCGTCAACCAACACGATGTGAAAGAAATCATCATGGCAACCAACCCCGACACTGAGGGCGAGGCAACGGCATTATATTTAGCCAAGCTATTGCTGCCGTTCGGCGTAAAGTTGACACGGTTAGCATATGGCATTCCGATGGGCAGCCACTTGGAATTCACCGATGAAATCACGCTGTCACGAGCGTTGCACGGACGGACGAGCATGGGGTGA
- a CDS encoding hemolysin family protein: MRSDFALIAGSIAILFALIVISGIVSAMEIALSAANRNKVKLLVDAGNKKAERLLHAIDEPSLYFATVQLYVTFIAFFSGAYAASAFTYSLVNLWSGLPLSERVIETIVFAVITVLLTFFALVFGELVPKRIAIQNPIPFALRILPLLRVLSVIALPFVKFLSFSAKMVLRLLRIKEIDRKEDGTEEEIRLMVETGSEQGHIQEDEQEMIENVFEFDKLTAGEVCTHRMDVVALPLDADLPAVLDVLTKENYSRIPVYEESLDNVLGILHSKDVMHYMAKQSSKVFNLKKLIREPHFVPDSKKTDELFQEMRKKRHYIAIVIDEYGGTLGIITMEDLVEEIVGNIQDEYDTDERPDIEEVDKNTFRIEGTADLEDVQEHLGVQLPVEEYETLSGFLIGELGNIPAEGEQPEVMFEQLTFKVENVQEKRISSVTVVKETEVLAENSNETNEKSAE; the protein is encoded by the coding sequence ATGAGGAGTGATTTTGCTTTGATAGCCGGTAGTATAGCCATTCTTTTTGCGTTGATTGTCATCAGCGGCATTGTGTCGGCGATGGAAATCGCGTTGAGTGCTGCCAACCGCAATAAGGTTAAGCTACTTGTCGACGCAGGCAACAAAAAGGCGGAGCGGCTGCTCCATGCCATTGATGAGCCGAGCCTGTATTTTGCGACGGTGCAGCTGTATGTGACGTTCATCGCCTTTTTCTCTGGCGCGTATGCGGCGAGTGCGTTTACTTACTCGTTGGTGAATTTATGGAGTGGATTGCCGCTGTCAGAGCGGGTTATTGAAACAATCGTATTCGCTGTTATTACAGTTTTGCTGACATTTTTTGCGCTCGTATTCGGTGAACTCGTACCAAAGCGCATTGCTATACAAAACCCCATTCCATTTGCCTTGCGCATTCTGCCGTTGTTGCGTGTACTGTCGGTCATTGCTTTGCCGTTTGTCAAATTTCTATCGTTCTCGGCAAAGATGGTGCTGAGGCTGTTGCGTATCAAAGAAATCGACCGCAAGGAAGACGGCACCGAGGAAGAAATTCGCCTAATGGTGGAAACGGGCAGTGAGCAGGGACATATTCAAGAAGATGAGCAGGAGATGATAGAAAACGTCTTTGAGTTTGACAAACTGACCGCCGGCGAGGTTTGTACGCACCGCATGGACGTGGTGGCATTGCCGCTTGACGCCGACTTGCCCGCTGTGTTGGACGTGTTGACCAAGGAAAACTATTCGCGCATTCCGGTATATGAAGAGAGCCTGGATAATGTGTTGGGCATTCTGCACTCTAAGGATGTTATGCACTACATGGCCAAGCAGAGCAGCAAGGTTTTTAATTTGAAGAAACTGATACGTGAACCGCATTTTGTACCTGACTCTAAGAAAACAGACGAACTGTTCCAAGAAATGCGTAAAAAACGGCACTATATAGCCATTGTCATTGATGAGTACGGCGGAACATTGGGTATTATCACAATGGAAGACTTGGTCGAGGAAATCGTGGGAAACATTCAAGATGAATACGACACCGACGAACGCCCCGATATCGAAGAAGTGGATAAAAACACGTTTCGCATAGAAGGGACAGCAGACCTGGAAGATGTGCAAGAACATTTGGGTGTGCAATTGCCCGTCGAGGAATACGAAACATTGAGCGGGTTTTTGATTGGTGAATTGGGCAACATTCCCGCCGAGGGCGAGCAGCCGGAAGTGATGTTTGAGCAGTTGACGTTTAAAGTCGAAAATGTGCAGGAAAAGCGCATATCATCGGTGACGGTGGTAAAGGAAACAGAAGTATTAGCCGAGAACTCAAACGAAACAAATGAAAAGAGCGCGGAATAG